The Mucilaginibacter terrenus genome has a segment encoding these proteins:
- a CDS encoding helix-turn-helix domain-containing protein, whose translation MKKISIRLRNALADMLSFGMRHYEYKPPEELRDSIQEFWYTIIDFGEQPSDFEVLPDGYAEIVFLFGSACSVSTPEGLQPLPSPFLMGLLGQPVILKAQGRLQVLGVRCFPWTVFDLLGLPAGNESVRVFTHPIAQLQPVLAALMAADRADDALALLKQYFLEHKKHKADPMLHKAGAALNNANGTIPVSEVAEAAHATVRTLERKFKQAAGHTVKDVSGVMRFEQVRNRLWLTPAVNLATLAAELGYTDQAHLSREFKRYSGTTPAAFARKAKSGNSAVANFVAFVQD comes from the coding sequence ATGAAAAAAATTTCTATCCGACTACGCAATGCACTCGCCGATATGCTATCTTTCGGCATGCGGCACTACGAGTATAAACCGCCCGAAGAACTGCGGGATAGCATACAAGAATTTTGGTATACCATAATAGATTTTGGCGAGCAGCCTTCAGATTTTGAAGTACTGCCCGATGGTTATGCCGAGATCGTTTTTCTTTTTGGTTCCGCTTGCAGCGTATCCACTCCCGAAGGCTTGCAGCCTTTGCCGTCACCCTTTCTGATGGGGCTGCTCGGCCAGCCGGTGATATTAAAAGCGCAGGGCCGTTTGCAGGTGCTGGGGGTAAGGTGCTTCCCATGGACAGTGTTCGATCTGCTGGGCTTACCCGCAGGTAACGAGAGCGTTCGCGTTTTTACACATCCCATCGCCCAACTTCAACCTGTTTTGGCAGCTTTAATGGCTGCAGATCGCGCCGATGATGCACTGGCTTTGCTGAAACAATATTTTTTAGAACACAAAAAGCATAAAGCAGACCCCATGCTGCATAAAGCCGGCGCTGCCTTAAACAATGCCAACGGCACTATACCGGTTAGCGAAGTGGCCGAGGCTGCACATGCTACGGTACGTACACTGGAACGGAAATTTAAGCAGGCCGCGGGCCACACCGTAAAAGATGTTTCGGGCGTTATGCGTTTTGAGCAGGTCCGAAACCGCTTATGGCTTACTCCCGCCGTTAACCTTGCTACTTTAGCCGCCGAATTGGGCTATACCGACCAGGCCCATCTTAGCCGCGAGTTTAAACGCTATAGCGGCACTACGCCGGCAGCTTTCGCCCGTAAAGCTAAAAGCGGCAATTCGGCTGTGGCCAACTTTGTCGCGTTTGTACAAGATTAA
- a CDS encoding D-alanine--D-alanine ligase encodes MKAINVALLAGGYSGEYEVSINSARNIAANLIGDKYKVYTILINKDSWVFEADDAIVNVDKNDFSIILNGERIKFDFAFITVHGTPGEDGKLQGYLDMLNVPYNTCDATTSAITMNKAYTKAIVNGIHGLHTAKSMQLHSRDIHDTATIAANLKFPLFIKPNNGGSSVGMSKVHNIAGLQPALDKAFAEDNQILIEEFIKGREFSIGIARLKGKVTVLPATELKTTKEFFDYEAKYTPGITQEITPADLSPEKNHEIAEIVTQVYLRLNCRGMVRVDFILLEETQEFYFIEINTTPGQSSASLIPQQVRAAGMHLPDFYSELIDSALHI; translated from the coding sequence ATGAAAGCTATTAATGTTGCTCTTTTGGCCGGCGGTTACTCTGGTGAGTACGAAGTATCTATAAACAGTGCCCGTAACATCGCGGCCAACCTTATTGGCGACAAGTACAAGGTTTATACTATACTTATCAACAAGGATAGCTGGGTGTTTGAAGCTGATGATGCTATCGTAAATGTTGACAAGAACGACTTCAGCATAATACTTAATGGTGAACGTATAAAGTTCGACTTTGCTTTCATAACAGTACATGGCACACCGGGCGAGGACGGCAAACTGCAGGGCTACCTGGATATGCTGAACGTGCCTTATAATACTTGCGATGCCACAACATCGGCCATTACCATGAACAAGGCTTATACCAAGGCTATCGTGAACGGTATACACGGGCTGCATACCGCCAAATCTATGCAGTTGCACAGCCGCGATATACACGACACAGCAACCATTGCTGCTAATCTCAAGTTTCCACTGTTTATTAAACCTAATAACGGAGGTAGCAGCGTGGGTATGAGCAAAGTGCACAACATTGCGGGCCTTCAGCCTGCGTTGGACAAAGCCTTTGCCGAAGACAACCAGATATTGATAGAAGAGTTTATAAAAGGGCGTGAGTTCAGTATCGGTATCGCAAGGCTTAAAGGGAAAGTAACGGTGCTTCCTGCCACCGAACTTAAAACAACCAAGGAGTTCTTTGATTATGAAGCTAAATACACGCCCGGCATCACCCAGGAGATAACGCCTGCGGATCTATCACCTGAAAAGAATCATGAGATAGCTGAGATAGTTACACAAGTATATCTACGACTTAACTGCCGGGGTATGGTTCGGGTAGACTTTATTCTGTTAGAGGAAACACAGGAGTTTTATTTTATTGAAATTAATACCACCCCCGGGCAATCATCCGCAAGCCTGATTCCGCAGCAGGTTAGGGCAGCCGGCATGCACCTGCCAGACTTCTACAGCGAGTTGATAGATAGTGCGTTGCATATTTAG
- a CDS encoding uridine kinase family protein — MNKPFVVGVAGGSGSGKTFFLKCFLEHFTADEVCLVSQDDYYIPVAHNMTKEENKLYNFDLPSTIDADRFEADISKLMRWETVYQQEYTFNNPNIVPKMLEIKPAPIIIVEGLFILHFKKVANDLDMTIFIDADEEVALRRRLKRDLAERGYSNEDASYKWHNHVVPAYKEFLLPFRDTCDRVIINNGHIADDIIKVTDDISQELREKVFGEKKK, encoded by the coding sequence ATGAATAAACCTTTTGTTGTTGGCGTTGCCGGCGGAAGCGGCAGCGGCAAGACCTTTTTTTTGAAATGTTTCCTGGAGCATTTTACTGCTGATGAGGTGTGCCTTGTATCGCAGGATGATTATTACATCCCCGTAGCCCACAACATGACCAAGGAGGAGAACAAGTTGTACAACTTTGACCTCCCCAGCACCATTGATGCAGACCGCTTTGAAGCCGACATCAGTAAGCTCATGCGCTGGGAAACGGTTTATCAGCAGGAATACACCTTTAATAACCCCAACATTGTACCTAAAATGCTGGAGATAAAACCCGCACCTATCATCATTGTAGAGGGGTTGTTCATCCTGCACTTTAAAAAGGTAGCCAATGATCTGGACATGACCATTTTTATTGATGCGGATGAGGAAGTCGCGCTACGCCGCCGTCTTAAGCGCGACCTTGCCGAGCGTGGCTACTCCAACGAAGATGCCAGCTACAAATGGCACAACCACGTTGTACCAGCTTATAAAGAGTTCCTGCTGCCTTTTAGGGACACCTGCGATCGAGTAATTATAAACAATGGCCACATTGCAGATGATATTATCAAAGTCACTGATGACATATCGCAAGAATTAAGAGAGAAAGTTTTTGGAGAGAAGAAGAAGTAA
- the rpsO gene encoding 30S ribosomal protein S15 yields MYLSKEAKAEIFAQHGKGATDTGSAEGQVALFTTRIAHLTGHLKKNKHDFSTQLSLQKLVGKRRALLAYLYKKDINRYRAIIKALQLRDIIK; encoded by the coding sequence ATGTATTTAAGTAAAGAAGCAAAGGCGGAGATCTTTGCACAACACGGTAAAGGCGCAACTGATACAGGTTCAGCCGAAGGTCAGGTAGCTCTTTTTACCACGCGTATCGCGCATTTAACTGGTCACTTAAAGAAAAACAAACACGATTTTTCTACACAGTTATCACTTCAGAAGTTAGTAGGTAAACGTCGCGCATTGCTGGCTTACCTATACAAAAAAGATATTAACAGGTATCGTGCTATCATCAAGGCGTTACAGCTAAGGGATATCATCAAATAA
- the pnp gene encoding polyribonucleotide nucleotidyltransferase — MSLNVIKKVIDLGDGRTIEIETGKLAKQADGSVVVKMGDTMLLATVVSSKEAKEGIDFLPLSVDYQEKYAATGRIPGGFLRREARLSDYEVLISRLVDRALRPMFPEDYHADTQVMISLISADKDIMPDALAGLAASAALSVSDIPFNGPISEVRVAKIDGQLVINPTLSQLANATLEFIVAGNQHDINMVEGESAEIQEDELVEAIKFAHTAIKVQCLAQIELTQEVGKTEKRTYNHEHSNEDLKKAIYEATYQQVYDIASSASAKDERGAKFKAVRDAYIETLGEIDDITKSLAKKYYHDVEYDAIRNLVLDEGKRLDGRSTTQIRPIWSEVGYLPSAHGSAVFTRGETQSLTTVTLGAKDDEQMIDGAFINGYQKFLLHYNFPGFSTGEVRPNRGAGRREIGHGNLAMRSLKRVLPAEDENPYTIRIVSDILESNGSSSMATVCAGTLALMDAGVKIANPVSGIAMGLITNEMGTKYAILSDILGDEDHLGDMDFKVTGTKNGIVAVQMDLKINGLSYEVLAAALHQAKDGRLHILGEMAKTITEPREDYKPHAPRIITIKIDKEFIGAVIGPGGKIIQEMQRETGATISIEEVNNVGIVQVFADNKASIDAAVGRIRAIASKPEVGEIYEGKVRSIMPFGAFVEIMPGKDGLLHISEIDHRRIETMDGIFQVGDEVRVKLLDIDKQGKLKLSRKVLLPKPEVKKPENNN, encoded by the coding sequence ATGAGTTTAAATGTAATTAAAAAGGTAATCGATTTAGGTGACGGCCGCACCATTGAGATCGAAACCGGTAAACTGGCCAAACAAGCCGATGGCTCGGTAGTAGTAAAAATGGGTGACACCATGTTGCTTGCTACTGTAGTGTCATCAAAAGAAGCGAAAGAAGGCATTGATTTCCTGCCCCTTTCTGTAGATTACCAAGAGAAATACGCTGCCACCGGTCGTATTCCGGGTGGTTTCTTACGCCGCGAGGCACGTCTGTCAGACTATGAGGTTTTAATTTCCCGTTTGGTTGATCGCGCCCTGCGCCCAATGTTCCCTGAAGATTATCACGCAGATACACAGGTGATGATCTCCCTGATCAGCGCTGACAAAGATATTATGCCTGATGCACTTGCAGGTTTGGCCGCTTCGGCAGCTTTATCTGTTTCGGATATCCCTTTCAACGGACCTATTTCTGAAGTACGTGTAGCTAAAATTGACGGCCAGTTGGTTATAAACCCAACTTTAAGCCAGTTAGCAAATGCAACTTTAGAGTTTATTGTAGCAGGTAACCAGCACGACATCAACATGGTGGAAGGCGAGAGTGCCGAGATACAGGAAGATGAACTTGTTGAAGCTATTAAATTTGCGCACACTGCTATTAAGGTACAGTGCCTTGCACAAATTGAACTTACCCAGGAAGTTGGCAAAACAGAAAAACGTACTTACAACCACGAGCATAGCAACGAAGACCTGAAAAAGGCTATTTACGAAGCTACTTATCAGCAGGTGTATGACATTGCTTCTTCAGCTTCTGCTAAAGACGAGCGCGGTGCTAAATTCAAAGCTGTACGTGACGCTTACATAGAAACTCTTGGCGAGATAGATGACATCACTAAATCGTTAGCTAAAAAATACTACCACGACGTAGAGTACGACGCTATCCGCAACCTGGTACTGGACGAAGGCAAACGCCTTGACGGCCGTTCTACCACGCAGATACGCCCAATCTGGAGCGAAGTTGGTTATTTGCCATCTGCTCACGGCAGCGCGGTATTCACCCGTGGCGAAACACAGTCATTAACTACCGTTACCTTAGGCGCTAAGGACGACGAGCAGATGATTGACGGTGCGTTCATCAACGGTTATCAGAAATTCTTATTACACTACAACTTCCCAGGTTTCTCTACCGGTGAGGTTCGCCCTAACAGGGGTGCCGGCCGTCGCGAGATTGGTCATGGTAACCTGGCTATGCGTTCGTTAAAACGCGTATTGCCTGCTGAAGACGAAAATCCTTACACTATCCGTATTGTTTCTGATATTCTTGAATCTAACGGTTCGTCTTCTATGGCAACTGTTTGCGCCGGTACGCTTGCGCTGATGGATGCCGGTGTGAAGATTGCTAACCCGGTATCGGGTATTGCAATGGGTTTGATCACCAACGAAATGGGTACTAAATACGCCATCCTTTCTGACATCCTTGGCGACGAGGATCACTTAGGTGATATGGACTTTAAAGTAACCGGTACCAAAAACGGTATTGTTGCTGTACAGATGGACCTTAAGATAAACGGTTTATCGTACGAAGTGCTTGCTGCTGCCCTTCACCAGGCAAAAGACGGTCGCTTACACATCCTTGGCGAAATGGCTAAAACCATTACCGAACCACGTGAGGATTACAAACCACATGCTCCGCGTATCATCACCATCAAGATCGATAAAGAATTTATTGGTGCTGTAATTGGGCCCGGCGGTAAGATCATCCAGGAAATGCAACGCGAAACCGGTGCTACTATCTCTATCGAAGAAGTTAACAACGTTGGTATAGTACAGGTATTTGCAGATAACAAAGCATCTATTGATGCAGCTGTAGGCCGCATCCGCGCAATCGCTTCTAAACCGGAAGTAGGCGAGATCTACGAAGGTAAAGTACGCTCGATAATGCCTTTCGGTGCTTTTGTTGAGATCATGCCGGGTAAAGATGGCTTGCTGCACATCTCTGAAATTGACCACCGTCGTATTGAAACAATGGACGGTATATTCCAGGTGGGTGATGAAGTAAGGGTTAAACTGCTTGATATTGACAAGCAAGGCAAACTGAAACTTTCCCGTAAAGTGCTATTGCCAAAACCTGAAGTTAAAAAGCCGGAAAACAACAACTAA
- a CDS encoding FAD-dependent oxidoreductase, translating to MMQYMLLKDKNVAIIGAGPVGLTMARLLQQNGTNVAVYERDTDPQARIWGGTLDLHKESGQVAMQKAGLLERYYAMAIAMGRTIADEQGNILFTRVPTPQNEHDNPEINRNSLRILLLESLTPGTVVWDRKLTGLEANYGQWLLHFEGKPDASADVVIGANGGMSIVRKYLTDTEVEDTGTIIVQGEVHNAAMRCPDFYQLCKGNILMVSSKGTSLVANPRNNGVLSYGVIFSSADEPGIMSAGLGRDSIISYLTNRFVQWADVYRQLFKATNSFWVLPTKKLPLDKPWKSERPLPVTLIGDAAHLMPPFAGQGVNTGLTDALILSDNLTNGKYASIQAAIEDYEQQMFVYAGEAQRQSAANELETRHPDFSFHRFIH from the coding sequence ATGATGCAATACATGTTATTGAAAGATAAAAACGTAGCCATTATCGGGGCCGGCCCTGTTGGGCTCACTATGGCGCGGTTGTTACAGCAAAACGGAACCAATGTTGCGGTATACGAAAGGGATACCGACCCGCAAGCACGTATATGGGGCGGCACGCTTGATCTTCATAAGGAGTCCGGCCAGGTAGCTATGCAAAAAGCAGGGCTGTTGGAGCGCTACTATGCAATGGCAATAGCGATGGGCAGAACCATTGCCGACGAACAAGGTAATATTTTGTTCACCAGGGTGCCAACGCCACAAAACGAACATGATAACCCCGAAATAAACCGAAATTCTCTTAGAATCTTATTGCTGGAAAGTTTAACCCCGGGTACTGTTGTATGGGATAGAAAACTGACCGGCCTTGAGGCTAATTACGGGCAATGGTTATTGCATTTTGAAGGTAAGCCCGATGCCTCTGCCGACGTTGTGATTGGGGCAAATGGCGGTATGTCAATTGTGAGAAAGTACCTTACGGATACAGAGGTGGAGGATACCGGGACGATCATTGTGCAGGGAGAGGTGCACAATGCCGCTATGCGGTGTCCCGACTTTTACCAGCTGTGCAAAGGCAATATCCTTATGGTATCCAGCAAAGGCACTTCGTTGGTTGCTAACCCTCGTAACAACGGGGTTTTAAGCTACGGTGTAATATTTAGCAGTGCTGATGAGCCGGGCATTATGAGCGCCGGATTGGGCAGGGATAGCATTATCAGTTACCTGACCAACAGGTTTGTACAATGGGCTGATGTTTACCGGCAGCTGTTTAAGGCAACCAACTCTTTTTGGGTGCTGCCTACAAAGAAATTGCCCTTAGATAAACCTTGGAAAAGCGAAAGGCCACTGCCGGTGACGCTCATTGGCGATGCTGCTCACCTTATGCCGCCTTTTGCAGGGCAGGGTGTAAACACTGGTTTAACGGACGCGCTAATTCTGTCGGATAATCTTACCAACGGCAAATACGCCAGCATACAGGCCGCAATAGAAGATTACGAGCAGCAAATGTTTGTTTATGCCGGGGAAGCACAACGGCAGTCTGCTGCTAACGAGTTGGAGACTCGCCATCCTGATTTTTCATTTCACAGGTTTATTCATTAG
- a CDS encoding DUF4905 domain-containing protein → MDKLLAPLLAHCFTAPVWRMEIDELSDAIVLELRSEAEKQVSFASLSLTTGQVNFKNYLTEERWLVGLEALYNGVALLHYYKNENSPEHKGIIAIDAQTGTNLWANYSFAFDGLTPNGLAAYNTALQPKKTVLLDIATGAVLRNCTPADKPLTNNIVVPSMISAQQLPQHSLPLQPYGNMVHYLHHNKYIIVSLHTFENGVLQQHMFIMDGANIVYRDVLNSGIQKLQPEAFVLHKNVLVYIKNKTELKAVRL, encoded by the coding sequence ATGGACAAACTATTGGCCCCGTTATTAGCACATTGTTTTACCGCACCGGTGTGGCGCATGGAAATTGATGAGCTGAGTGACGCAATTGTTTTGGAACTGCGCAGTGAAGCCGAAAAGCAGGTGAGCTTTGCATCGCTTAGCCTTACCACCGGACAGGTAAATTTTAAAAATTATCTAACAGAAGAACGATGGTTAGTTGGGCTGGAGGCTTTGTACAACGGCGTAGCACTGCTTCACTACTATAAAAACGAGAACAGCCCCGAACATAAAGGTATTATTGCAATTGATGCACAAACCGGTACTAACTTGTGGGCTAATTACAGCTTTGCTTTCGACGGCCTTACCCCTAATGGCCTGGCGGCTTACAACACCGCACTACAGCCAAAAAAAACGGTACTGCTTGATATAGCCACCGGTGCTGTTTTAAGAAATTGCACTCCCGCTGATAAACCTTTGACCAATAATATAGTCGTACCATCAATGATCTCGGCGCAGCAGTTGCCGCAACATTCCCTGCCTTTGCAACCGTACGGAAATATGGTGCATTACCTCCATCACAATAAGTACATAATTGTATCTTTGCACACATTTGAAAACGGGGTGCTGCAGCAGCACATGTTTATAATGGATGGTGCAAATATTGTTTACCGCGATGTTTTAAACAGCGGTATACAAAAATTACAGCCGGAGGCGTTTGTATTACATAAAAACGTACTGGTTTACATTAAAAACAAGACCGAATTAAAAGCCGTGCGCTTGTAA
- a CDS encoding acyl-CoA thioesterase, translating to MSTYATFETEHRVRPDDIDMFQHVHNSKYFDYVLAARYEQMETCYGMAMEKFMERGYGWVVRTVNMDFKRPLKMGDYFLVRTGIESINDKGCRVTFVITNKATQKICCDGYFDYVMIDIATGRGMKVPEDVITHYAI from the coding sequence ATGAGCACTTACGCCACCTTTGAGACCGAGCACCGGGTAAGGCCGGATGATATAGACATGTTTCAGCATGTACACAACAGCAAGTACTTTGATTATGTGCTGGCAGCACGCTACGAGCAAATGGAAACCTGCTATGGCATGGCCATGGAGAAGTTTATGGAACGTGGTTACGGCTGGGTGGTGCGTACCGTGAACATGGACTTTAAGCGCCCCTTAAAGATGGGCGACTATTTCCTGGTACGCACCGGCATAGAAAGCATCAACGACAAAGGATGCCGGGTAACCTTTGTAATAACCAACAAAGCAACCCAAAAGATATGCTGCGACGGCTACTTCGACTACGTGATGATAGACATAGCCACCGGCCGCGGCATGAAGGTGCCGGAAGATGTAATAACGCATTACGCTATTTAG
- a CDS encoding Dps family protein, giving the protein MDAKEISLEEKKVKPVVDHLNDLLANYHIHYQKLRGCHWNVKGQSFFTLHVKFEELYTEALTTIDELAERILTLGKPPYSTFNDYITTSTLKEIDTIGMKDTDMVKALIDDMATLIEMERQLLDITADAGDDGTNDMVNRFMQFKEKNTWMLRSFVNED; this is encoded by the coding sequence ATGGACGCGAAAGAAATTAGCCTAGAAGAAAAGAAAGTAAAGCCAGTTGTAGATCACCTGAACGACTTATTAGCCAATTACCACATTCACTATCAAAAATTGCGTGGCTGCCACTGGAACGTAAAAGGACAAAGCTTTTTTACCCTGCATGTAAAGTTTGAGGAACTGTACACAGAAGCACTGACTACAATTGATGAACTGGCCGAACGTATACTTACCCTGGGTAAACCACCGTATAGCACATTTAATGATTATATAACCACATCAACATTAAAGGAAATTGATACAATTGGTATGAAAGATACCGATATGGTAAAAGCTTTGATTGATGATATGGCTACGCTGATTGAAATGGAACGCCAGCTACTTGATATTACTGCAGACGCAGGCGACGACGGCACCAACGATATGGTGAACCGTTTTATGCAGTTTAAAGAAAAGAACACCTGGATGCTGCGTTCTTTTGTGAACGAAGATTAA
- a CDS encoding DPBB and LysM peptidoglycan-binding domain-containing protein, translating to MRFKIVLLSTILLSLSATLFARPLVDSVGIENLNGKKVILHKLDPKDNYYSIGRKYGVSPKAIISFNNNAGMQIGKIIKVPTERPFDGSEQAAATPPQNKPVTQPQQNKPVTQQPIQTQTTQTQPVTTTVTPPPVQNPVEQKAAQQVANSNANGISSQQYKVSAGETLYSIAKRFNTTVEDITATNKLTESIKPGQLLTIRSNVPPPPTPAAVANDSLLAKRDSTMVAPADTMGEHRPGTNKYGLFEKNERGVATWIEDTSLDPNKKLILHRTAPIGTIMRISNPMTGKSTFAKVVGRFTDNQQTKDVVIVMTKNVADSIGALDKRFHVNISYGTPNE from the coding sequence ATGAGATTTAAGATCGTATTGTTATCTACCATATTGCTATCCTTATCAGCAACTCTTTTTGCCCGCCCGCTTGTAGATTCAGTAGGCATTGAAAATCTGAACGGCAAAAAAGTGATCCTCCATAAGCTGGATCCAAAAGACAATTACTACTCTATCGGACGTAAATACGGCGTGAGCCCAAAGGCAATCATCTCTTTTAATAACAATGCCGGTATGCAAATCGGCAAGATAATAAAGGTACCTACAGAGCGACCGTTTGACGGGTCAGAACAGGCGGCCGCAACACCACCCCAAAACAAGCCGGTTACACAACCACAACAAAATAAACCTGTAACGCAGCAGCCGATTCAAACACAAACCACCCAAACGCAACCGGTAACTACAACAGTAACTCCCCCGCCGGTACAAAATCCGGTTGAACAAAAGGCTGCGCAGCAGGTAGCAAATTCCAACGCCAATGGCATAAGCTCCCAGCAATACAAAGTGTCCGCAGGCGAAACGCTTTACTCTATTGCAAAACGTTTTAATACTACTGTGGAGGACATTACCGCCACCAACAAACTTACAGAGAGCATTAAACCGGGCCAGCTGCTTACCATTCGCAGTAACGTTCCACCTCCGCCGACACCGGCTGCAGTTGCTAATGATAGCCTACTAGCCAAACGCGACTCCACGATGGTTGCTCCGGCAGACACCATGGGCGAACACCGCCCGGGCACCAACAAGTACGGCCTGTTTGAGAAGAACGAGCGTGGTGTTGCCACCTGGATAGAAGATACCAGCCTCGACCCTAATAAGAAGCTTATATTGCACCGTACTGCCCCTATTGGCACTATTATGCGCATAAGCAACCCCATGACCGGTAAAAGCACCTTTGCAAAAGTAGTTGGCCGCTTTACCGATAACCAGCAAACCAAAGATGTGGTTATTGTAATGACCAAGAACGTTGCCGACAGCATCGGCGCGCTCGACAAACGTTTTCATGTAAATATTAGCTACGGCACTCCTAATGAATAA
- a CDS encoding FAD-dependent monooxygenase — MEAFKNKKVLISGASIAGLSCAWWMNNLGYSVTVVEVADQPRTAGSAIDIRGNTVDVARRMGIHDELEANKLNVEQIIFKNAADVSERTIVLNGNDDESNEVEIERDKFINMLFAKLKNNVEFIFSDSIAVLNETGDNIKVTFKSGAQRAFDLVLGCDGSHSGVRKLWFGPEADYAHFMEAYFSITIVDKLLVEQNTMQMFNVPNKAVMLNAYKNKTDVIFCFHSQEEISYSYRDIEQQRNIILEHFSGESWRTAELLEEVRHSGNFYFDKFCQIKMPSWSKGRVVLVGDAAYCASPAAGMGASLSMIGAAALADALVEHGGDHNPAFATYEKSIRPFIEEVQGTAEKNVRENFIPRTEEAIRERNEREVIF, encoded by the coding sequence ATGGAAGCATTTAAAAACAAAAAAGTACTTATTTCCGGCGCAAGCATAGCGGGGCTTTCCTGCGCCTGGTGGATGAATAATTTAGGCTACAGCGTAACTGTTGTGGAAGTTGCAGATCAGCCACGCACTGCCGGCTCTGCTATTGACATACGCGGAAATACCGTGGATGTTGCCCGCCGCATGGGCATCCATGATGAACTGGAGGCCAACAAGCTCAATGTAGAACAGATAATATTTAAAAATGCAGCAGATGTTTCTGAACGCACCATAGTGCTGAACGGCAATGATGACGAAAGCAACGAAGTAGAAATTGAACGAGATAAGTTTATAAATATGCTGTTTGCCAAGCTTAAGAACAACGTGGAGTTTATTTTTAGCGATAGCATTGCCGTTTTAAACGAAACCGGGGATAATATTAAGGTTACTTTCAAAAGTGGCGCACAACGCGCGTTTGATCTGGTGCTAGGCTGTGACGGTTCACATTCCGGCGTCCGTAAATTATGGTTCGGTCCTGAAGCAGACTACGCGCATTTCATGGAGGCGTATTTCTCTATTACGATAGTGGACAAGCTGCTGGTAGAGCAAAACACCATGCAAATGTTTAACGTGCCGAATAAAGCCGTTATGCTTAATGCATATAAGAATAAAACTGATGTGATCTTTTGTTTTCACTCGCAGGAGGAGATCTCTTATAGTTACCGCGACATCGAGCAACAGCGAAACATCATCCTGGAACACTTTTCCGGCGAAAGCTGGCGTACTGCCGAGCTGTTGGAAGAGGTAAGGCATTCGGGTAATTTCTATTTTGATAAATTCTGCCAGATAAAAATGCCATCGTGGTCCAAAGGTCGTGTTGTGCTGGTAGGCGATGCAGCGTATTGCGCATCTCCGGCTGCAGGCATGGGTGCTTCATTATCAATGATAGGGGCGGCAGCGCTGGCCGATGCCTTAGTTGAACACGGGGGGGATCACAACCCGGCGTTTGCGACCTATGAAAAAAGCATTCGTCCTTTTATTGAAGAAGTACAAGGCACTGCCGAAAAGAACGTACGGGAAAATTTTATTCCCAGAACTGAAGAAGCTATTCGGGAAAGGAACGAACGGGAGGTAATCTTTTAA